The genomic region TTTTCATTTGCATATCTTTTTCCATATATATTTCTTAAATAATTTGCAGATTTTATTTTTAGCAGTGGGTCAAGGCTATGAACTCTAAAAGGTGCAACCGTTAATCTATATGGTTTTTCTACCGGCTGAAAATCCCTTATTATTATAAGTAGATTTGATTTATAAGATTGAAGTGGATAATATGCACTACCTTCTCCAAAAAGTAGAGTTTTTACATATAAATCTTTATTTTCTACTTTTTTTATTGCTTCTTCTATATAATAGATATAATCTTCATAGGTTATTTTTGGAATTTTTATAAAGTTTGCTCCTTCTATAAGACGCTCATAATGTTCTTTTATTGTTTTTGGCAATTTATTTTTATATCTAAATGTTTCAAAAACTCCTTCT from Venenivibrio stagnispumantis harbors:
- a CDS encoding aminotransferase class IV — encoded protein: MEKIFLNGEILEDYKFIRAISYGEGVFETFRYKNKLPKTIKEHYERLIEGANFIKIPKITYEDYIYYIEEAIKKVENKDLYVKTLLFGEGSAYYPLQSYKSNLLIIIRDFQPVEKPYRLTVAPFRVHSLDPLLKIKSANYLRNIYGKRYANENGYDDVIILNENDEITETTSANIFWIKGKYLYTPSLDCGVLNGIARRVIIEEGKKQGFVVVEGRFNLKDLKQADKIFLTNALHWIIKVSEVKGV